From the Pseudobacteriovorax antillogorgiicola genome, the window TTAAAGATGAAAACTTCGATATCAAACACACTGGCCCTGGCTTACTAAGTATGGCCAATGCTGGCCGTAATACCAACGGATCGCAGTTTTTTATCACCACAGCGAAAACTCAATGGCTTGATGGAAAACATGTTGTCTTTGGAAAGGTGATCTCGAATCCAAAGCTTTCAGAAGCTAAGAAGAAGAATAAAAACGCCCTCGATAGTATGGAAGTGGTCAAGGCAGTGGAAGCTGTAGGCAGTCGCTCAGGGACTCCAAGCAAGGCAGTCGCGATAAAAGATTGTGATACCTTCGTTCTCAGCAAAGTTACCTTGCCAAAGGACTATCAGATCGCCAGCGACCACAATAAAAAGAGCCTTGCAGAGCACCTGAAAACTAGCGACAAGTCCTAGTTAGTTCGCTCAAAGTCAAGGGCAATCACATCGTCCTTGGCTGGGCCAATCAACTGAGTTAGGACCTCTACATGTGCCGGGTGGTCTTGGTACACAGCCAAGTCTTCATGGGTCTTAAATAACGACCGCAGACCCATTTGAAATCCCTGGTGCCTTGCCGAGACGTTCCGTCCCGCACTGATGTCAACAATGACGTCGATCTTATTTTTTAAGTCGTT encodes:
- a CDS encoding peptidylprolyl isomerase — encoded protein: MKLKLSASLLAGLLTTSAFAKEDITHHVKLSIEIGGKETGDIYLGLFGKTVPATALNFAAMCDSDVKLNGKTKPFKGTIFHRIIPNFMLQGGDFTNSNGTGGESIYGAKFKDENFDIKHTGPGLLSMANAGRNTNGSQFFITTAKTQWLDGKHVVFGKVISNPKLSEAKKKNKNALDSMEVVKAVEAVGSRSGTPSKAVAIKDCDTFVLSKVTLPKDYQIASDHNKKSLAEHLKTSDKS
- a CDS encoding Dabb family protein, whose product is MIEHIVLVKVKPEFEGRIDEICSALNDLKNKIDVIVDISAGRNVSARHQGFQMGLRSLFKTHEDLAVYQDHPAHVEVLTQLIGPAKDDVIALDFERTN